Part of the Saccharospirillaceae bacterium genome, GCCGGAACACGCGGACTATAGAACGTTTGCCTGAATACGGCGACATGGGCTCGCCCCAAAAAACATCCTCAAAGTACAAGCGCATGGCAATGTCTTCGCTCTGTTCGTACAGTTTCCGAATATGTGTTATCACCTCAGATGAAAGTATTTCGTCGCCATCAACATTAATTACCCAATCATACTGGCACAATGACATGGCAAAGTTTTTTTGCTTAGCAAATCCCAGCCAGTCCTGATGAACTACTTTAGCACCTTTTGCCCTGGCTATTTCCTGAGTGCCATCTGTACTGCCCGAATCAACCAGAATAATTTCGGCAAAGTCCTGCAAAGCATCCAAAACGGATGCTATGTGCGCTGCCTCATTACATGTCACCAGAAAGGCACTTATGGGTAATTTTTCAGCAGACTTTGTCATTGCTGTTTTGCCTTATGCTCAGCCTGTAAAGTAACCAGTGCAGCGTATTTATTAAAACCGTATTGCCCCAAAATAATGGCCATCAAAAAGCCTCTCCACCCGTCTAAAAAACCAAGATGTAACAAATATTGCTGCAAGAAGTCGGTAAAAAAACGTAGCACTGCAAACGCCAGGCTACTCCTTTTTCCTTTGGCATATTTTTCTTCAGCCAGTAAACAGGCATATTTCAGGTGTTTTTCCTGTGCATGATGATAACTGCGCCAACTGTGGTGAATAATGGCAGACTTAAGCGTACGACTTTTCTCATTTGGAATAAGCAGCGTTTCATGCACTTGGCGGTTCTTAAAACTCACACCGGTCTTTAAAAATAATTTACCCTGCGGCGAGGAATAACGACCATGCTTCAGCAACTTACCAAAAAAGTAAGTATGCCAAGGCATTTTAAATAAATTTTCCTGCAAATCTGGTTCAGACAAGACAGCATCAATTTCTGCTTTAAGGGCATCAGTCATGACTTCGTCAGCATCGATGTTTAATACCCAATCATGCTCACACCAGGTTAAAGCGCGATTACGTTGAGGGCCAAAGCCCGGCCAGTCAGTCTGATAAACCTTGTCTGCATACTGTTGTGCTATAGCTACAGTATTATCCTTACTGCCCGAGTCCAATACGATTAGCTGATCTACCCAACCAGAAAGCGATTGCAAACAACGCTCTATCCGATCTTCTTCATTACAGACAATCACAAAACAGGAAATTTTTCTCGTTCTCATGGCTATTTTGTCCAAGTATCACACTACGCTGCTTCATTGACGCCTTAATCGAAAAGCGCCAGTACTCTCGCATCAGGTTGCCGCTGAATAAATGCCGACAACCGCTCAAATACCTGCTTTGGCGGCAAGCGTGTTTTACTGCCCACCACACAGAATAACCCCGGATTGTCGGCTGCGAAGCTATCCGCCACCTGCCACTGCTCATAGGGGTGAGAGTCGTGTATCAACATGAGCTGCGGCACTTTACTGGTGCCTGCAATCACATGAAACTGCTCTAACAGCTGATGCTTTAGCGCACACAGATAATATAGCGAATATTCGGTCCACTTTAGCTGCAGGTAACGGCCCAGCCACCAGTTGCGTGGGTCTGTAGGGTTGTGTAATGAGCACAACCTGTCAGCCCAAGTTAACTGTCTGTTTTTTGGTTTTAAATCCTGCATCAACTGTTGGCTGATGGTTTTTGCCATCAACGCCGGTGTCACTGTCATACCTACTCCTTTCGGGCCGATATTTGCACTGATACCTAACAGCCGGGCAGACGAACGCCACCATTTCGGATGCTGTGCCCTTGGCTCATACTGCAACAACGCCTTGCCCTCGGGTAGTAACAATAATTCTGTTAACGGCTTTAAGCAGACCACATCGGCATCCAATGTCAGATAGAACTTATTAGACACTTTATTTGCAATCGCTATTTTGACCAATTGCTGCTTACGCCAGCCGCGCATCTTAGGGTATTTTTTCAGCTCCGGCAGCAACTCGTCTTCAGAAATGACGATTATATTTAACCCTTGCCAACAGGCATATTCATGTCTGACCAATTCCACTTCATACCCGGGCACGACAACAAACAATTCGCTAATCAACCCCGCCGGCAAAAAAGTGCTGAGCGACGTAAAAAGAATGTGCGCCCGCTTTAAGTCGTTGACATCATAACTGCCACTGGCTTTCAGGGGCAAAACGGCGCTAATCGCCATAAAAACTCCTCTATAATCACACCGGCCCTATCCAGGGATAACTTTGTGTCACAGTGAAAGGCGGCGTAGCCTACCCTAACAGGCTGTTGAAAAATCTGGTTTTCCTGAATGCTACGACTTTTATAACAAGTGCGCCTTAGTAAAATTTATCTTGGTATTTCTCGATGCTTCAGCACCAATAATCTTTCTGCAGCAAGTCTTGTTCAAAATTTGATCAAAACACTCGTAAATGTCAGCTATCAAAGCCCTTAATTGCCCTTTCAGACAATCAACACCTTCAATCGGGTCAAATTATAGGCAGCCGCCGTAAAGCGGAAGATCCAAGAGACCTTGGCTCGCCCAACATGACGAAGTTTTCTCATCAGCCCTATATCTTTCATCCAGCCGAAGCACTCTTCAATTCGCTTGCGTTTGACTTGGCTGATTTTATAGCCCTCGGTGCCCACTATGTCAACCTTGTTGTCCAGTTGGCAATTTCGCCATTAGTTAATAAACAGTGGGCGGCATAGGTTCATGTATGCCACGTTATTCTGAAGAGCGTAAAGCTGCAACGCTCAAAAAATTATTACCGCCACAGAGTCGTTCTGTAAATTCTGTGGCTGATGAGGATGGGATCAGTCCGCAAACCTTGTATCATTGGTTAAAACAATGTCGTGAGCAAGGAGTTGCAGTGCCCGGACATCAAAAACAGGCTGACCAATGGTCCGCTGAAGACAAGTTAGCCATCGTTATCGAAACCGCCGGCTTATCGGAAGCCGAACTGTCGGCTTATTGCCGTGAAAAAGGGTTATTTACCGAGCAGGTCAAACAGTGGCGTACCGATTGCCTGCAGGGCTTTGGCCGCACTGCTGACAGTGAGCGCCAGGTAAAACAAGAGCGTAAAAAAACGACCAAAGAAATCAAAAAGCTTAAAGCCGAGGTTCGCCGCAAAGATAAAGCGTTGGCCGAGACCAGTGCCCTGTTGGTGCTTTCAAAAAAGCTCGAAGCCTTATACGGGGACGAACCGGACAACGAGGACGACTAACGCCGCAAAGCGAGCGTATAAGGCTACTCGATTACTTTAACGAAGCGGTTAATAACGGCGCATCCCGCCATCAGGCAGCGCATGTTATGTGCATAAGCCAACGCACGTTAAAGCGCTGGGCTAACAATCCGACGCCGGATAAACGGCCCACAACAGCGCCGGTTAAACAACCGCGGCAGTTGAGCGAAGACGAAGAGCAGCGCATCCTGATGGTCTGTAATTTACCGCAGTATGCGGATTTACCGGCCTCACAAATCGTGCCGTTACTGGCCGATAAAGGCGTTTATATTGGCTCTGAATCAACGATTTACCAGGTGCTGAAAAAGCACCGGCAATTAACACACCGGGGCAAAGCAAAACCCCGGAATAAGCATCCGTTGCCGACCAGTTACACGGCAAGCGGGCCGAATCAGGTATACACCTGGGACATCAGTTATTGTCCCTCGAACGTCAAAGGCGTTTTCTGGTACCTGTACTTAATACTTGATATTTACAGCCGCAAAATCGTCGGCTGGGAAGTCCATGAAACCGAATCCGGTGAACTGGCAAAACAACTGGTTGAGCGAACCTTGCTGCGCGAGGGCTGCTGGCATAATCCGCCGGTACTGCATTCAGATAACGGGGCACCGATGACCTCGTTTACACTGAAATCAAGGTTGGCCAACCTGGGCATGGCGATGTCACATAACCGGCCACGCGTGAGCAACGATAATCCGTATTCAGAGTCGTTGTTTCGGACCGTAAAATACTGCCCGAAATGGCCACGCAAAGGGTTTAACTCGCTCAGCCATGTTCGCCAATGGATGATGGACTTCGTTAACGTTTATAACGAGCACCATCTGCACAGCGGGATTAACTTTGTGACACCGGGTAGCCGGCACCGTGGTGAAGATAACGCCATATTAGCGGCACGCGCTGCATTATATGAGCAACAAAAACGCAGCCGCCCGGAGCGCTGGTCAGGCAACACAAGAAACTGGACGCCCGTTGGTGACGTTGCGCTAAATCCCTCCAATGTTGAGGAAATTAAGCGTAATACGGCGGTTGCTTAAAACAGTTTTTTTGGACAACTCGGTTGAAAAACACCGGGTGCCCGTCGTTCGTTTATCAATGCAGCTACGCAAGGACTTGGCAGCTACGTGTGGGGTAATGCCCAAGCCACGACTACCCTCAACAAATTCCAGGGTGTCGTAGCCTTTATCGGCACCTACGGTTCTTCCGGGACGTGTTCCCTGTTTTGCCAACATCGTGGTACCCGCATCCCACTCTTTACTT contains:
- a CDS encoding glycosyltransferase family 2 protein; this translates as MTKSAEKLPISAFLVTCNEAAHIASVLDALQDFAEIILVDSGSTDGTQEIARAKGAKVVHQDWLGFAKQKNFAMSLCQYDWVINVDGDEILSSEVITHIRKLYEQSEDIAMRLYFEDVFWGEPMSPYSGKRSIVRVFRRSQAQYPLDRKVHENLVLAKGVSTVKVQGLVTHFGYGTTELLMQKKNKYSSLKALEKFEKRKRPSLIKLCFIFPLTFVKSYVLQRMFLSGKRGLVHAHIEAMYAFLKEAKLFEYQQLAGKQHADALQRGRLK
- a CDS encoding glycosyltransferase family 2 protein, with amino-acid sequence MDKIAMRTRKISCFVIVCNEEDRIERCLQSLSGWVDQLIVLDSGSKDNTVAIAQQYADKVYQTDWPGFGPQRNRALTWCEHDWVLNIDADEVMTDALKAEIDAVLSEPDLQENLFKMPWHTYFFGKLLKHGRYSSPQGKLFLKTGVSFKNRQVHETLLIPNEKSRTLKSAIIHHSWRSYHHAQEKHLKYACLLAEEKYAKGKRSSLAFAVLRFFTDFLQQYLLHLGFLDGWRGFLMAIILGQYGFNKYAALVTLQAEHKAKQQ
- a CDS encoding DUF6492 family protein, which encodes MAISAVLPLKASGSYDVNDLKRAHILFTSLSTFLPAGLISELFVVVPGYEVELVRHEYACWQGLNIIVISEDELLPELKKYPKMRGWRKQQLVKIAIANKVSNKFYLTLDADVVCLKPLTELLLLPEGKALLQYEPRAQHPKWWRSSARLLGISANIGPKGVGMTVTPALMAKTISQQLMQDLKPKNRQLTWADRLCSLHNPTDPRNWWLGRYLQLKWTEYSLYYLCALKHQLLEQFHVIAGTSKVPQLMLIHDSHPYEQWQVADSFAADNPGLFCVVGSKTRLPPKQVFERLSAFIQRQPDARVLALFD
- a CDS encoding IS3 family transposase (programmed frameshift) codes for the protein MPRYSEERKAATLKKLLPPQSRSVNSVADEDGISPQTLYHWLKQCREQGVAVPGHQKQADQWSAEDKLAIVIETAGLSEAELSAYCREKGLFTEQVKQWRTDCLQGFGRTADSERQVKQERKKTTKEIKKLKAEVRRKDKALAETSALLVLFKKARSLIRGRTGQRGRLTPQSERIRLLDYFNEAVNNGASRHQAAHVMCISQRTLKRWANNPTPDKRPTTAPVKQPRQLSEDEEQRILMVCNLPQYADLPASQIVPLLADKGVYIGSESTIYQVLKKHRQLTHRGKAKPRNKHPLPTSYTASGPNQVYTWDISYCPSNVKGVFWYLYLILDIYSRKIVGWEVHETESGELAKQLVERTLLREGCWHNPPVLHSDNGAPMTSFTLKSRLANLGMAMSHNRPRVSNDNPYSESLFRTVKYCPKWPRKGFNSLSHVRQWMMDFVNVYNEHHLHSGINFVTPGSRHRGEDNAILAARAALYEQQKRSRPERWSGNTRNWTPVGDVALNPSNVEEIKRNTAVA